Genomic segment of Pirellulales bacterium:
TCGGCGGTCAGCGGATCGAGGGGACGCCGCTGACGATGTCCAGCGCGGGCGTCGAACTCTTGGGCCGCGACGGCCGACTGTGGACGTTCGCACCTCAGGTGGCGCGCGACGTCAAGCAGACCGGCTCGTCGTTCCACAGCTACCCCATCTCGGTGCTGAAGGGACGACTGCAGTCCGAAATAGGCAAGGACTTTCGCATCGTCAGTACCGGCCACTACCTGGTCGCGCTGCCCGAGGGAGTGCGCACCAATTGGGCCGAGCGGTTCGAGGAACTTTATCGCTCGTTTGCCCTCTATTTCTCCGTGCGTGGGTTTCGCATGCGGGAGCCAGAGTTTCCGTTAATCGCCGTCGTCTGGCCCGACAAAGAGTCCTTCATGCGCGCGGCCCGCAGTGAGCGCGGCGCCGTCATGCCGGGCGTGTTGGGTTACTATTCGCAAATTACCAACCGCATCATGCTGTACGACGTGGGGGGGGGACATGGCGATGCAGATGACTGGCGGCAGAACTCGGCCACGATCATTCACGAGGCCACGCATCAAACCGCCTTCAACACGGGAATCCATCAGCGTTTCAGCGACACGCCCCGCTGGCTCACCGAGGGGCTGGGCATGATGTTCGAGGCTCCCGGTGTTTGGAACTCGCGCGCGTACACCCGCCGTCAGGATCGTATCAACCACGGTCGTTTCGATTACTTCCATACCCGATTGGCAGCCATTCACAAGCCCGAGCTATTGCAACAAGTGGTCGGCTCGGACCGCCTGTTCTCCATGGATCCCTCAGCCGCTTATGCGGAAGCCTGGGCCTTCTCGTTCTTCCTGGTCGAGACGCAACCGCGGAAGTATTCCGAGTATCTTGCCCTCACCGCGCGGCGGCCGGTAGGGCAGCCGTATTCGTCTGCCAAACGGCTGGCCGACTTCACGTCGATCTTCGGCACAGACTTCCGTATGCTCGATGCCCGCTTCCTGCGATTCATGGCGGAATTGCGATAGTGCGATAAGCACGGCAAATAGTGGCGAACGCTTGCCGTCCCACTGGCTGGCCATCTTGGCGTCAGGACGGTGCGGCTGGCCTTACGGCCAGGGAACTGTGACGTCATGTTGTCGTTTTCATCGCCTGCCGACCCTACCTGAGTCGCCCATTGCGACGAAATCGGATCGATAAAACACCATAACTCATTGATTTAATTACCTTTACATTGCATATAGTCCCTTACGATCCGGAAAGGGTCCAGTGGCGGTCGTATCGCTTTTTCAGGAAAGCTGCTTGACTCCATTCAGCTGCTCTTCTACTCTTACATTTCTGATTTCGATGCTAGTTCAGCACTCTATTCGTTTATTTTATTCCATTCATGCCCGTCCACCTAAAGTCGCTCAAGGTCTTTTGCGACGTTGTGCGGCAGCGGAGCTTCTCGCGCGCCGCTGACGAAAATGAGATGTCGCAGTCTGCCGCCAGCCAAGTCGTACACCAGCTCGAAGAGCGGCTCGGCGTCAAATTGATCGACCGCTCCAAGCGGCCGTTTGTCCTCACCCCCGAGGGAGAGGTCTTTTACGACGGTTGCCGCGGAGTGATGGAACGCTATGGGACCTTGGAGGATAAGGTTCGCACGCTCCATCAAGAAGTTGCCGGATACGTACGCGTGGCGTCGATTTATTCGGTCGGCCTGCACCATATGAACCGGTATCTGCAGGATTTCCTCAGTCACCACCCCAAGGCCAACGTACGGCTGGAGTATCTCCATCCGCACCGCGTTTTCGAGTGCATCGAAAACGACCTCGCGGACCTCGGTTTGGTGAGCTATCCGAAGTCGTCGCGCACCGTCACGGCCATTCCCTGGCGCGAAGAGCCGATGGTGCTGGTTTGCGCCCCCACGCACGAGTTGGCCACACGCGAAACGATCAGCCTGAGTCAATTGCACGGCCGGAAACTGGTCGGATTCGACAGCGATTTGACGATCCGGCGCGAAATCGATCGCGTGCTGCACTTGCACCGAATTGAAGTGCAATTGGTCATGGAGTTCGATAATATTGAGACGATCAAGCGCGCCATCGAAATCGATGCCGGTGTGAGCCTGCTCCCCGAGCCGACTGTCTTGCGCGAAGTCGCGGCCGGCACGCTGGCGGCGATACCGCTGGATACCGATGAATTAGTCCGACCGCTCGGGATCATCCATCGACGTGGAAAACAACTCAGTGCGACAACCTGGCGATTTGTCGAGCTTCTGAAACGAGAAGGGGACCGCTTGCCGGCAGAGACGGCTGCGGGCCATCCGGCGCACGGCGCCGTGGCACAGAGTGCGTTGACTCAGGGTGCGTTAGCACAACGCACCAAGAACGGCAAACCCCCGCATCAAACCGCCGGCGAAGCGAGGTCGCAAAGAAGCGCCTCCGCCGGCCCCCCTCCCGGGCGTGGCACGGGAAATGGAGATTCGCAATCGCTGGCCGACTGCCACACGGCCGAGAGCACAGTAGGATAACGCGCGATGGCACCCAAACCGCGAAATACCGGTCTACCCGCTCGCGAAGGGCTCTATGATCCCGCGCAAGAGCGCGATAGTTGCGGAGTCGGCTTCGTCGTCAATATGCACGGTGAGGCCAGCCACCAGATCGTGCGCTCGGGGTTGGAAATCCTGGTGAATTTGACGCACCGCGGTGCCTGTGGTTGCGACCCTTTGACGGGTGACGGTGCAGGAATCCTCACGCAGATTCCCCACAAGTTCTTCCAGGCGAAGTGCGCCGAATTAGACATCAAGCTCCCGGCGGCGGGCGACTATGGCGTGGGAACCGTCTTTCTGCCTCCGGATTCCACACAGCGGCAGGCATGCCAGAACCGCCTGGACGAACTGATTGCCGCCGAAGGACAACGACTGCTCGGTTGGCGCGATGTGCCGATCGACAATGCGCATATCGGACAAACAGCCCGCGATGTCGAACCGTTCATTCGTCATGTGTTCATTGCGCGCGGCAAAGACACCCCGCGTGACATGTTCGAGTGGAAGCTTTACGTCATTCGCAAGCAATTGGAGTCATCGATTCGCGGTAGCAGCCTGTCTCAGAAGGCCTACTGCTATGTGCCGACGTTGTCGTCCCACATCATCGTCTACAAGGGGCTGATGCTGGCCGATCAGGTCGAGTTATTTTACGGCGACCTGGCCGACGAGCGCTTTGTCTCGGCCTTAGCTTTGGTGCACCAGCGGTACAGTACAAACAC
This window contains:
- a CDS encoding LysR family transcriptional regulator, translated to MPVHLKSLKVFCDVVRQRSFSRAADENEMSQSAASQVVHQLEERLGVKLIDRSKRPFVLTPEGEVFYDGCRGVMERYGTLEDKVRTLHQEVAGYVRVASIYSVGLHHMNRYLQDFLSHHPKANVRLEYLHPHRVFECIENDLADLGLVSYPKSSRTVTAIPWREEPMVLVCAPTHELATRETISLSQLHGRKLVGFDSDLTIRREIDRVLHLHRIEVQLVMEFDNIETIKRAIEIDAGVSLLPEPTVLREVAAGTLAAIPLDTDELVRPLGIIHRRGKQLSATTWRFVELLKREGDRLPAETAAGHPAHGAVAQSALTQGALAQRTKNGKPPHQTAGEARSQRSASAGPPPGRGTGNGDSQSLADCHTAESTVG
- a CDS encoding DUF1570 domain-containing protein gives rise to the protein MILFLPAVTAAADSRRTVELEVGGQRIEGTPLTMSSAGVELLGRDGRLWTFAPQVARDVKQTGSSFHSYPISVLKGRLQSEIGKDFRIVSTGHYLVALPEGVRTNWAERFEELYRSFALYFSVRGFRMREPEFPLIAVVWPDKESFMRAARSERGAVMPGVLGYYSQITNRIMLYDVGGGHGDADDWRQNSATIIHEATHQTAFNTGIHQRFSDTPRWLTEGLGMMFEAPGVWNSRAYTRRQDRINHGRFDYFHTRLAAIHKPELLQQVVGSDRLFSMDPSAAYAEAWAFSFFLVETQPRKYSEYLALTARRPVGQPYSSAKRLADFTSIFGTDFRMLDARFLRFMAELR